A genomic stretch from Bifidobacterium sp. ESL0769 includes:
- a CDS encoding sensor histidine kinase, translating to MNTITNALPNIPRLYTGICEWLACVVYLLVIYRRAPKWRSVLVAAIGLPAIIGIQYFDGAMSLDFWILGMLLAVAGMYLIIFLGAQTTPREGLYVTARAFVLAELVASLHWQIATFIGFNKHNRSNAPVWGLDLPTATLATIIYLIGFGLAWIIERHNFERDRPVNPSRTAVAGSIIITIVTFAMSNLSFVSTNTPFSGSVGQEIFYIRTLVDLCGYAILGAQQEQARAAQANLEIASIDAKLESEHQEYLQSKENIESLGRIAHDLKHQITALRAEVDPKHVAAGFEHLEASVKEYSAQEHTGNSVLDVILTSKLKTCAQQGITLTTVADGKLLGNMSSMDIATLFGNALDNAIEAASKVTEPERRLIKLALYEHGQFTVIRVENYYESALQTDDQGDLRTTKSDQRAHGYGVKSIKHIAGLYHGNVTIKTHNHWFTLTVLLPR from the coding sequence ATGAACACCATCACCAACGCGCTGCCCAACATCCCGCGGCTCTACACCGGCATCTGCGAATGGCTGGCCTGCGTGGTCTACCTGCTGGTCATCTACCGGCGGGCGCCGAAATGGCGGAGCGTGCTCGTGGCCGCGATCGGGCTGCCGGCGATTATCGGAATCCAATATTTTGACGGGGCGATGAGCCTTGATTTCTGGATTCTGGGTATGCTGCTCGCAGTGGCGGGAATGTACCTTATCATCTTTCTCGGTGCGCAAACGACGCCGCGCGAGGGCCTTTACGTCACCGCCCGCGCGTTCGTGCTTGCAGAACTCGTGGCGTCGCTGCACTGGCAAATCGCCACGTTCATCGGTTTCAACAAGCATAACCGTTCCAACGCGCCCGTTTGGGGGCTCGACCTACCCACCGCTACTTTGGCTACGATCATCTATCTGATTGGCTTTGGCCTGGCTTGGATCATCGAACGCCATAATTTCGAGCGGGACAGACCTGTGAATCCAAGCCGCACTGCGGTGGCAGGTTCCATCATCATCACCATCGTCACGTTTGCGATGAGCAACCTGAGTTTCGTCTCGACCAATACGCCTTTCTCCGGATCGGTCGGGCAGGAAATCTTCTATATTCGCACGCTCGTCGATTTGTGCGGCTACGCCATTCTCGGCGCACAGCAGGAGCAAGCGAGGGCTGCGCAGGCCAACCTTGAAATTGCTTCCATCGACGCAAAGCTGGAAAGCGAGCACCAAGAATACCTGCAATCCAAGGAAAACATCGAATCGCTCGGGCGGATTGCACACGATCTGAAGCACCAGATCACCGCTTTGCGGGCCGAGGTCGACCCCAAGCACGTGGCCGCCGGCTTCGAGCATCTTGAGGCGTCGGTCAAGGAATACAGCGCTCAGGAGCACACCGGCAATTCCGTGCTCGATGTTATTCTCACTTCGAAGCTGAAGACCTGCGCGCAGCAAGGTATCACATTGACTACTGTCGCGGACGGCAAGCTTTTGGGCAATATGAGCTCGATGGATATCGCCACGCTTTTCGGCAACGCACTCGACAACGCCATCGAGGCCGCCTCGAAAGTCACGGAACCGGAGCGGCGGCTCATCAAACTCGCGCTGTACGAACACGGGCAATTTACGGTCATTCGTGTCGAAAACTATTACGAATCGGCTTTGCAGACGGACGACCAGGGCGACCTACGC
- a CDS encoding ABC transporter ATP-binding protein — protein sequence MGYIDVIHEVKRYNSGAGSVVANNDVSFSILQGELVVIIGASGTGKSTLLNVIGGMDGCDEGDVIIDGENIAKYSTKELTEYRRLDVGFVFQFYNLVPNLTAQENVEIASDIVPYAYDSKQVLDSVGLGDRCNNFPSQLSGGEQQRVAIARAVAKRPKILLCDEPTGALDYKTGKQVLHILQNMSRKHGATVVIVTHNSALAPMADRVVSMHDARVTGVRRNPDPCDIDQLEW from the coding sequence ATGGGTTATATCGATGTAATTCATGAAGTCAAACGATATAATAGTGGTGCTGGAAGTGTAGTAGCGAATAACGATGTTAGTTTTTCTATCCTTCAAGGTGAGCTGGTCGTGATTATCGGAGCCTCCGGCACCGGGAAATCGACGTTGCTCAACGTCATCGGCGGCATGGACGGCTGCGATGAAGGCGACGTGATTATTGACGGCGAAAACATCGCCAAATACAGTACCAAGGAACTCACCGAATACCGCCGCCTCGACGTCGGCTTTGTTTTCCAGTTCTATAACTTGGTCCCCAATCTGACCGCGCAGGAAAACGTTGAAATCGCCTCCGACATCGTTCCATATGCTTACGATTCCAAGCAAGTGCTGGACAGCGTCGGGCTCGGTGATCGTTGCAACAACTTCCCTTCCCAACTTTCTGGCGGCGAACAGCAGCGGGTTGCCATCGCGCGTGCCGTTGCGAAAAGGCCAAAAATCCTTCTATGCGACGAACCGACCGGGGCTCTCGACTACAAAACGGGTAAGCAGGTGCTGCATATCCTGCAGAACATGAGTCGCAAGCATGGCGCAACCGTGGTCATCGTGACTCATAATTCGGCGCTCGCCCCCATGGCCGACCGCGTCGTCAGCATGCACGATGCCCGCGTCACTGGTGTCAGACGAAATCCAGATCCGTGCGATATTGACCAGCTGGAGTGGTGA
- a CDS encoding LytTR family DNA-binding domain-containing protein, giving the protein MHNIRIGVVEDEPAACQKVLDYLNRYQSENGENFTVSVFDDGVKIVENYRPIYDILLLDIEMKEMDGMEAARRIRKIDSSVVIVFITNASQYAINGYEVQALSYLLKPVPYFAFCQEIKRCIEAVRRQSDDSMLFEVGSQRTRVELKSIVYIESIRHTIIIHTLDGKLSITSTLKELETQLDGHDFFRSNSCYLVNLRHVTGIEDQDCIMSNGERLRISRPRKKAFVAALAGYINGGLQ; this is encoded by the coding sequence ATGCACAACATCAGAATCGGAGTAGTGGAGGACGAACCCGCCGCCTGCCAGAAAGTCCTCGACTACCTTAACCGTTACCAGAGCGAAAACGGCGAAAACTTCACCGTCTCCGTTTTCGACGACGGCGTGAAAATCGTGGAAAACTATCGGCCGATTTACGACATCCTGTTGCTCGACATCGAAATGAAAGAGATGGACGGCATGGAAGCGGCGCGGCGCATCCGCAAAATCGACAGCAGCGTCGTAATCGTCTTCATCACCAACGCCTCGCAATATGCCATCAACGGTTACGAGGTACAGGCGCTCTCCTACCTCTTGAAACCCGTGCCATACTTCGCGTTCTGCCAGGAGATCAAACGCTGCATCGAGGCAGTGCGGCGGCAGAGTGACGATTCCATGCTTTTCGAGGTCGGGTCGCAGCGCACGCGCGTCGAGCTCAAATCCATCGTCTATATCGAATCAATTCGTCATACAATTATCATCCATACGCTCGATGGCAAACTTTCCATTACCTCGACGCTGAAAGAGCTCGAAACGCAACTGGACGGGCACGATTTCTTCCGTTCGAACTCGTGCTATCTGGTCAACCTGCGGCACGTCACCGGTATCGAAGACCAGGACTGCATTATGAGCAACGGCGAGCGTCTGCGCATCAGCCGCCCACGCAAGAAGGCGTTCGTCGCCGCGCTGGCCGGCTACATCAACGGCGGCTTGCAGTGA
- a CDS encoding amidohydrolase, translating to MAVDNNGNTRNAADIDGNKQRIMDIVDEKKGEFIEASDRIWETPETRFTVPKSVEQHYKVLEREGFDIQKGVAGMDYAYIATYGTGKPVIGITAEYDALDNLSQEAGNPNRKPVVEGAPGQGCGHNVLGTGALGAAVALKTLMEEKNLKGTLKLFGCPAEESGYGKAFMARDGVFDDVDAAFTWHPSDTTAVAGGSGLAVMQANFSFKGLAAHAAAAPEQGRDALDAATLMTVGVQFLREHIIDAARIHYAYLDAGGKSANVVHPTATLYFFVRAPYLEQAKPIYDRVVKIAKGAAMMTETELKIDFDSACANYVPNHPLSEDMDRNLDLVGPLQLTDEELEFESKIQANNPKGYEGPLAERLKAANPSLSDEEVNKIAHSSMALPKFPLIYTTDTKGQASTDVGDVSWCTPTAQYYGGFEPLGTPAHSWQWVANGQSSVAHKGLVQAAKTIALTAYDALTDPELLQAAKDAYAKEFKGKPYKSVIPPETQPHG from the coding sequence ATGGCAGTTGACAATAACGGCAATACCCGCAATGCCGCCGATATCGACGGCAACAAACAGCGGATCATGGACATCGTCGACGAGAAGAAAGGCGAGTTCATCGAGGCTTCGGACAGGATTTGGGAGACGCCCGAGACACGTTTCACCGTGCCGAAATCTGTCGAACAGCATTATAAAGTACTTGAACGCGAGGGCTTTGACATCCAAAAAGGCGTGGCCGGCATGGATTACGCCTACATCGCCACGTACGGAACGGGCAAGCCGGTCATCGGCATCACCGCCGAATACGATGCGCTCGACAACCTGAGTCAGGAGGCCGGCAACCCGAATCGTAAACCCGTGGTCGAGGGTGCGCCCGGGCAAGGTTGCGGTCACAATGTGCTCGGCACCGGCGCTTTGGGCGCAGCCGTCGCGCTGAAGACGCTGATGGAGGAGAAAAATCTCAAAGGTACACTAAAGCTTTTCGGCTGCCCGGCCGAGGAGAGCGGTTATGGCAAGGCGTTCATGGCGCGCGACGGCGTTTTCGACGATGTGGATGCGGCCTTTACTTGGCACCCTTCCGACACCACGGCTGTCGCCGGCGGTTCGGGCCTTGCGGTGATGCAGGCCAACTTCAGCTTCAAGGGCCTCGCCGCGCACGCTGCGGCCGCTCCCGAGCAGGGCCGAGACGCGCTCGACGCCGCCACGCTGATGACGGTGGGCGTACAGTTCCTGCGCGAGCATATCATCGACGCCGCGCGTATCCATTACGCTTACCTTGACGCCGGCGGCAAGTCCGCGAACGTCGTGCATCCCACGGCCACGCTCTACTTCTTCGTGCGCGCCCCGTATCTTGAGCAAGCCAAGCCCATCTACGACCGCGTGGTCAAGATCGCCAAGGGTGCCGCGATGATGACGGAAACCGAGCTCAAGATCGACTTCGATTCCGCCTGCGCCAACTACGTACCGAACCACCCGCTCAGCGAGGACATGGACAGAAACCTCGACCTGGTCGGCCCGCTGCAACTCACCGATGAAGAGCTCGAGTTCGAGAGCAAGATCCAGGCCAACAACCCCAAGGGTTATGAAGGTCCGCTCGCCGAGCGTCTGAAGGCTGCGAACCCGTCGTTGAGCGATGAGGAGGTCAACAAAATCGCCCATTCCAGCATGGCATTGCCGAAGTTCCCGCTGATTTACACCACTGACACCAAGGGCCAGGCGTCCACGGACGTCGGCGATGTGAGTTGGTGCACCCCGACCGCGCAGTACTACGGCGGTTTCGAGCCGCTGGGTACGCCCGCGCATTCGTGGCAGTGGGTAGCCAACGGCCAGTCCAGCGTGGCGCACAAGGGACTTGTACAAGCCGCCAAGACCATTGCCCTGACCGCCTACGATGCTCTCACCGACCCTGAGCTTCTGCAGGCCGCGAAGGATGCTTATGCCAAGGAGTTCAAGGGCAAGCCCTACAAGTCGGTGATTCCGCCGGAAACTCAGCCTCATGGCTGA